One window of Pseudomonas sp. FP198 genomic DNA carries:
- the argH gene encoding argininosuccinate lyase produces the protein MSTDKTNQSWGGRFSEPVDAFVARFTASVNFDQRLYRHDIMGSIAHATMLAKVGVLTDAERDSIIDGLKTIQGEIEAGQFDWRVDLEDVHMNIEARLTDRIGVTGKKLHTGRSRNDQVATDIRLWLRDEIDLILAEITRLQKGLLEQAEREAGSIMPGFTHLQTAQPVTFGHHMLAWFEMLSRDYERLVDCRKRTNRMPLGSAALAGTTYPIDREYTAQLLGFDAVGGNSLDNVSDRDFAIEFCSAASIAMMHLSRFSEELVLWTSAQFQFIDLPDRFCTGSSIMPQKKNPDVPELVRGKSGRVFGALMGLLTLMKGQPLAYNKDNQEDKEPLFDAADTLRDSLRAFADMIPAIKPKHAVMREAALRGFSTATDLADYLVRRGLPFRDCHEIVGHAVKYGVDNGKDLAEMSLEELRQFSDQIEQDVFAVLTLEGSVNARDHVGGTAPAQVKAAVVRGQALLAGR, from the coding sequence ATGAGCACTGACAAGACCAATCAGTCCTGGGGCGGCCGCTTCAGTGAACCCGTCGACGCTTTCGTCGCCCGCTTCACCGCCTCCGTCAACTTTGACCAGCGCCTGTATCGCCACGACATCATGGGCTCGATTGCCCACGCCACCATGCTGGCCAAGGTCGGCGTGCTGACCGATGCCGAGCGCGACAGCATCATCGATGGCCTGAAGACCATCCAGGGCGAGATCGAGGCAGGCCAGTTCGACTGGCGCGTGGACCTTGAAGACGTGCACATGAACATCGAAGCGCGCCTGACCGATCGCATCGGCGTAACCGGCAAGAAGCTGCACACCGGTCGCAGCCGCAACGACCAGGTCGCCACTGACATCCGCTTATGGCTGCGCGATGAAATCGACCTGATCCTGGCTGAGATCACCCGCCTGCAAAAAGGCCTGCTGGAACAGGCCGAGCGCGAGGCCGGGAGCATCATGCCGGGCTTCACGCACTTGCAAACCGCGCAACCTGTAACGTTTGGGCATCACATGCTGGCCTGGTTCGAGATGCTCAGCCGCGACTACGAGCGCCTGGTCGACTGCCGCAAACGCACCAATCGCATGCCCCTGGGCAGCGCCGCGCTGGCCGGCACGACCTATCCGATCGACCGTGAATACACCGCGCAACTGCTGGGCTTCGATGCGGTGGGCGGCAACTCGCTGGATAACGTTTCGGACCGCGACTTCGCCATCGAATTCTGCTCCGCCGCGAGCATCGCGATGATGCACCTGTCGCGCTTCTCCGAAGAGCTGGTGCTGTGGACCAGCGCGCAATTCCAGTTCATCGATCTGCCCGACCGTTTCTGCACCGGCAGCTCGATCATGCCGCAAAAGAAAAACCCCGACGTGCCGGAGCTGGTAAGGGGCAAGAGCGGCCGGGTATTCGGCGCGCTGATGGGCCTGCTGACCCTGATGAAAGGCCAGCCACTGGCCTACAACAAGGACAATCAGGAGGACAAGGAGCCGCTGTTCGACGCCGCCGATACCTTGCGCGATTCGCTACGCGCGTTCGCCGACATGATCCCGGCCATCAAGCCCAAGCATGCGGTCATGCGCGAAGCGGCCCTGCGCGGCTTCTCCACCGCCACCGACCTGGCCGATTACCTGGTCCGTCGTGGCCTGCCGTTCCGTGACTGCCATGAGATTGTCGGCCATGCCGTGAAGTACGGCGTCGACAACGGCAAGGACCTGGCGGAAATGAGCCTGGAAGAACTGCGCCAGTTCAGCGACCAGATCGAGCAGGACGTGTTCGCCGTGTTGACGCTGGAAGGCTCGGTCAATGCCCGTGATCATGTTGGCGGTACGGCGCCGGCGCAGGTAAAAGCGGCGGTCGTTCGTGGCCAGGCGCTTCTCGCCGGCCGATAA
- a CDS encoding LytTR family DNA-binding domain-containing protein, with the protein MNVLIVDDEPLVRERLSRMLGELEGYSVLEPSATNGEEALALIDSHKPDIVLLDIRMPGLDGLQVAAKLCERESPPAVVFCTTRDDFPPEVLQAGAVGYLIKPVSVEALEEALRKAERPNRVQLAALTRPAAESGSGPRSHISARTRKGIELIPLNQVVYFIADHKYVTLRHESGEVLLDEPLKALEDEFGERFVRIHRNALVARERIERLQRTPLGHFQLYLKGLNGDALIVSRRHVAGVRKMMQQL; encoded by the coding sequence ATGAATGTCCTGATCGTTGACGACGAACCACTGGTCCGCGAGCGCCTGAGCCGAATGCTTGGCGAACTCGAGGGTTACAGTGTCCTGGAGCCGAGCGCCACCAATGGCGAAGAGGCGTTGGCCCTAATCGACAGCCACAAGCCGGATATCGTGCTGCTCGACATCCGCATGCCTGGCCTGGACGGGCTGCAGGTCGCGGCCAAGCTGTGCGAGCGCGAGTCGCCTCCCGCGGTGGTGTTCTGTACCACCCGGGACGATTTTCCTCCGGAGGTGTTGCAGGCCGGTGCCGTGGGCTATCTGATCAAGCCGGTTTCCGTCGAGGCGCTGGAAGAAGCGTTGCGCAAGGCCGAGCGACCGAACCGCGTGCAACTGGCGGCGCTTACCCGCCCGGCCGCCGAGAGCGGCAGCGGCCCGCGCAGCCATATCAGCGCACGGACCCGAAAAGGTATCGAGCTGATTCCGTTGAACCAGGTGGTCTACTTCATTGCCGACCACAAATACGTGACCTTGCGCCACGAAAGCGGAGAAGTGCTGCTGGACGAGCCGCTCAAGGCGCTGGAGGACGAGTTCGGCGAACGGTTTGTACGCATCCACCGCAACGCCTTGGTGGCTCGCGAGCGTATCGAGCGTTTGCAACGCACCCCCCTCGGGCACTTCCAGCTTTACCTCAAGGGGCTCAATGGCGACGCGCTGATCGTTAGCCGGCGGCATGTGGCGGGCGTGCGCAAGATGATGCAACAGCTTTAG
- the hemC gene encoding hydroxymethylbilane synthase: MSPREIRIATRKSALALWQAEYVKTRLEAAHPGLIVSLVPMVSRGDKLLDSPLSKIGGKGLFVKELETALLDNEADIAVHSMKDVPMDFPEGLGLFCICEREDPRDAFVSNSFSSLEALPPGSVVGTSSLRRQAQLLARRPDLQIRFLRGNVNTRLAKLDAGEYDAIILAAAGLIRLGFEDRITSAISVDDSLPAGGQGAVGIECRSADSEIHALLAPLHHDDTATRVFAERALNKHLNGGCQVPIACYAVLEGDQVWLRGLVGDPSGGQLLSAQARAPRRDAEALGVRVAEDLLSQGADDILKKVYGEAGHA; this comes from the coding sequence ATGTCCCCTCGCGAGATCCGCATCGCCACCCGTAAAAGCGCCTTGGCTCTCTGGCAGGCCGAGTACGTCAAAACCCGCCTGGAAGCGGCCCACCCTGGCCTGATCGTATCGCTGGTGCCGATGGTCAGTCGCGGTGACAAACTGCTCGATTCGCCACTGTCGAAGATTGGTGGCAAGGGCCTGTTCGTCAAGGAGCTGGAAACCGCCCTGCTGGACAACGAAGCCGACATCGCCGTGCACTCGATGAAAGATGTGCCCATGGACTTCCCCGAAGGCCTGGGCCTTTTTTGCATCTGCGAGCGGGAAGACCCGCGTGATGCGTTTGTCTCCAACAGCTTTTCCAGTCTTGAAGCATTGCCTCCGGGAAGTGTGGTCGGCACTTCCAGCCTGCGTCGCCAGGCGCAGTTGCTGGCGCGGCGTCCGGACCTGCAGATCCGCTTCCTGCGCGGCAACGTCAACACGCGCTTGGCCAAGCTCGATGCTGGCGAATACGACGCGATCATCCTCGCCGCCGCCGGCCTGATCCGGCTCGGGTTTGAAGATCGCATCACCTCGGCCATCAGCGTCGATGACAGCCTGCCGGCCGGTGGGCAAGGCGCGGTGGGCATCGAATGCCGTAGCGCCGACAGCGAAATCCATGCGCTGCTGGCGCCGCTGCACCACGACGACACCGCCACGCGGGTCTTCGCCGAACGCGCCCTGAACAAGCATCTGAACGGCGGATGCCAGGTGCCGATTGCCTGCTACGCCGTGCTCGAAGGCGATCAGGTCTGGCTGCGTGGCCTGGTGGGCGATCCCAGCGGCGGCCAACTGCTCAGCGCCCAGGCCCGAGCACCGCGCCGCGATGCCGAGGCGCTGGGCGTGCGGGTGGCCGAAGACCTGCTGAGCCAGGGCGCCGATGACATCCTCAAGAAAGTCTACGGCGAGGCTGGCCACGCGTGA
- a CDS encoding uroporphyrinogen-III C-methyltransferase, protein MSETALPKDQDQPALDAPLETAPPIAPRRGNGLAIVALLLGAAGVAVGGWGVWQVRHLQASTQQQSAQVQSLNDQAQGLKLNEQRLSARLEQLPPAEELEERRRQVAQLQGDQQRLNQRLETVLGASRKDWRLAEAEHLLRLASLRLSALQDISSAQALVQGADEILREQNDPGSFAAREQLAKTLAALRSTEQPDRTGLFLQLGALRDQVLQLTELAPEYKDRGESLLGLTSDGDGASRWAQWWDRISRYIRIDFNADENVRPLLAGQSLVQVRLALSLALEQAQWAALNGQAAVYTQALAEARDVLRNNFNQDNPQSRIMLERVGELSKLPVTVVTPDLTGTLSAVQAYLERRNLNAEDSVKPLPKAGGQETAP, encoded by the coding sequence GTGAGCGAAACAGCCTTGCCAAAAGATCAGGACCAGCCAGCACTCGATGCACCGCTTGAAACGGCGCCGCCGATAGCACCGCGGCGCGGCAACGGGCTGGCGATTGTCGCGTTGTTGTTGGGGGCTGCCGGCGTCGCCGTGGGTGGCTGGGGTGTATGGCAAGTGCGTCATCTGCAAGCCAGCACCCAGCAGCAATCCGCGCAGGTCCAGTCGCTCAACGACCAGGCCCAGGGCCTCAAGCTCAATGAGCAACGCCTGAGCGCGCGTCTGGAGCAATTGCCTCCGGCCGAAGAACTGGAGGAGCGCCGCCGCCAGGTTGCCCAGTTGCAAGGCGACCAGCAGCGTCTCAACCAGCGCCTGGAAACCGTGCTGGGTGCCAGCCGCAAGGATTGGCGCCTGGCCGAAGCCGAGCATTTGTTGCGCCTGGCCAGCCTGCGTCTTTCCGCCCTGCAGGACATCAGCAGTGCCCAGGCGCTGGTGCAGGGTGCCGACGAGATCCTGCGCGAGCAGAACGACCCGGGCTCGTTCGCTGCCCGCGAACAATTGGCCAAGACCCTCGCTGCGCTGCGCAGCACCGAGCAGCCGGATCGCACCGGGCTGTTCCTGCAACTGGGTGCCTTGCGTGACCAGGTGCTACAGCTGACCGAGCTTGCGCCCGAATACAAGGACCGTGGCGAGTCGCTGCTGGGGCTGACGAGCGACGGCGATGGTGCCAGTCGCTGGGCACAGTGGTGGGATCGGATCTCGCGTTATATCCGCATCGATTTCAACGCCGATGAAAACGTCCGTCCGCTCCTGGCCGGGCAGAGCCTGGTCCAGGTGCGCCTGGCCTTGAGCCTGGCCCTGGAGCAGGCGCAATGGGCGGCGCTCAATGGCCAAGCGGCGGTGTACACCCAGGCGCTGGCCGAGGCGCGTGACGTGCTCAGGAACAACTTCAACCAGGACAATCCGCAAAGCAGGATCATGCTCGAGCGGGTTGGCGAGTTGAGCAAGTTGCCGGTGACGGTGGTCACGCCGGACCTGACCGGCACTCTGAGCGCCGTCCAGGCCTACCTCGAGCGCCGCAACCTGAATGCTGAAGACTCGGTCAAGCCGCTGCCCAAGGCGGGCGGGCAGGAGACCGCGCCATGA
- a CDS encoding heme biosynthesis protein HemY, with product MKRLYVILFVVIAVAALLGVAISEHSGYVLVAYKSFRYEAGLWVTLALIAVIWLLWRAVFALVGLVTTSTGVVNPWSRRNRSRRVQVAIEHGQLDLAEGRWASAQRHLHRAAEAERQPLLYYLGAARAANEQGLYEQSDSLLERALERQPQAELAIALTHAQLQTDRGDTDGALSTLQAMHERHPHNAQTLRQLQRLHQQRGDWSAVIRLLPELRKDKVLPPAELAELERRAWGENLTLAAHREADGSVGLQSLDRAWQQLTSAQRQEPAMVLAYAEQLRQLGAQAQAEEVLRVALKRHYDSHLARLYGLVRGADPSRQLQAAEGWLKEHPNDPSLLLTLGRLCLQNSLWGKARDYLESSLRIQRNPEACAELARLLAQLGDAERSNQLFQEGLGLLDERLLAAPLPVPST from the coding sequence ATGAAACGTCTCTACGTGATTCTGTTCGTGGTCATCGCGGTCGCAGCCTTGCTGGGCGTGGCGATTTCCGAGCATTCGGGTTACGTGCTGGTGGCGTACAAGAGCTTCCGCTACGAAGCCGGCCTGTGGGTCACCCTCGCACTGATCGCGGTGATCTGGTTGTTGTGGCGCGCAGTGTTTGCTCTGGTCGGGCTGGTAACCACGTCCACTGGCGTGGTCAACCCGTGGTCGCGACGCAACCGCAGTCGTCGCGTACAAGTTGCAATCGAACATGGCCAGCTGGACCTGGCCGAAGGCCGTTGGGCCAGCGCCCAGCGGCATCTTCACCGCGCCGCCGAAGCCGAGCGCCAGCCTTTGTTGTATTACCTCGGCGCCGCCCGCGCGGCCAATGAACAAGGCCTCTATGAGCAAAGCGACAGCCTGCTTGAGCGCGCCCTGGAGCGGCAGCCCCAGGCCGAGCTGGCCATCGCCTTGACTCACGCCCAGTTGCAGACGGACCGGGGTGACACCGACGGTGCGTTGAGCACGCTGCAAGCCATGCATGAACGCCATCCTCACAATGCCCAGACCCTGCGTCAGTTGCAGCGCTTGCACCAGCAGCGCGGTGACTGGTCGGCGGTGATCCGGCTGTTGCCGGAGCTGCGCAAGGACAAGGTCCTGCCGCCCGCCGAACTGGCTGAGCTGGAACGGCGGGCCTGGGGTGAAAATCTCACCTTGGCTGCCCATCGCGAAGCTGACGGAAGCGTCGGCTTGCAATCGCTTGATCGGGCCTGGCAACAGCTCACCTCAGCCCAGCGCCAGGAACCGGCAATGGTGCTCGCCTATGCCGAGCAACTTCGTCAGCTGGGCGCCCAGGCGCAGGCTGAGGAGGTGTTGCGGGTTGCGCTCAAACGACACTATGACAGCCACCTGGCGCGTTTGTACGGACTGGTTCGCGGCGCTGACCCGAGCCGCCAGTTGCAAGCGGCCGAGGGCTGGCTCAAGGAGCATCCGAATGATCCGAGCCTGCTCCTGACGCTGGGGCGTCTGTGCTTGCAAAACAGCTTGTGGGGCAAGGCGCGGGATTATCTCGAAAGCAGCCTGCGCATCCAGCGCAACCCTGAGGCCTGTGCCGAACTGGCCCGCTTGCTGGCGCAACTGGGCGATGCGGAGCGCAGCAACCAGTTATTCCAAGAGGGGTTGGGGCTGCTGGACGAGCGCTTGCTGGCGGCACCCTTGCCGGTTCCGAGCACTTGA
- the rsd gene encoding sigma D regulator yields MLESCQNAQERWGGVHLLIDRWLQERHELVRAYDALGDKPEALSESRKPLQEFCGVLVDYVSAGHFEIYEQLTGEAKAFNDKRGLELADTIYPRIDVITEKLLAFNDLCDEGKCVAEKFKELGGLLHERFELEDCLIEVLHNAHKEEATAQA; encoded by the coding sequence ATGCTCGAAAGTTGTCAGAATGCTCAGGAACGCTGGGGTGGGGTGCATCTGCTGATCGACCGCTGGTTGCAGGAGCGTCATGAACTGGTTCGAGCCTATGATGCTCTTGGCGACAAGCCTGAAGCACTGAGTGAAAGTCGCAAGCCTTTGCAGGAATTTTGCGGTGTGCTGGTGGACTATGTGTCGGCCGGTCATTTCGAGATCTACGAGCAACTGACGGGCGAGGCCAAGGCCTTCAATGACAAACGCGGCCTCGAACTGGCCGATACGATTTATCCGCGCATCGATGTCATCACCGAGAAGCTGTTGGCCTTCAATGACCTCTGCGATGAAGGTAAATGCGTAGCGGAAAAATTCAAGGAACTGGGCGGTTTGTTGCATGAGCGTTTCGAGCTGGAGGATTGCCTGATCGAGGTGCTGCACAACGCCCACAAGGAAGAGGCTACCGCCCAGGCTTGA
- a CDS encoding FKBP-type peptidyl-prolyl cis-trans isomerase, producing MSRHLFLFLCMVCSLAQAAEKSDPNDGRDLAYSLGASLGERLRQDVPDLQIQALVEGLQQAYLGKPLALADERIERILAEHQAQLLAQSSTPQTQMALKSERKFLDEEKGRPGVQQLSDGILLTELKPGSGAKAGPHGKVQVRYVGQLPDGTVFDSNHQAQWFNLDSVIDGWRSALPQMPVGAKWRLVIPSALAYGAEGAGDVIPPFTPLVFEIELLGATT from the coding sequence ATGTCGCGTCACCTTTTTTTGTTTCTTTGCATGGTTTGCTCCCTGGCTCAGGCCGCTGAAAAATCCGATCCCAACGACGGTCGCGACCTGGCCTACAGCCTCGGCGCGAGCCTTGGCGAGCGCCTGCGTCAGGACGTGCCGGACCTGCAGATCCAGGCGCTTGTCGAAGGCCTGCAGCAGGCCTATCTGGGTAAACCGTTGGCCCTGGCAGATGAACGCATCGAACGGATCCTGGCCGAACATCAGGCGCAACTCCTGGCGCAGTCGTCCACGCCGCAAACGCAAATGGCGCTGAAGAGCGAGCGGAAATTTCTCGATGAGGAAAAAGGCCGGCCGGGCGTCCAGCAATTGTCGGACGGCATCCTGCTCACCGAACTCAAGCCAGGCAGCGGCGCGAAGGCCGGCCCCCACGGCAAGGTCCAGGTGCGGTATGTCGGTCAATTGCCGGACGGCACCGTATTCGATTCCAACCATCAGGCGCAGTGGTTCAATCTTGACAGCGTGATTGACGGGTGGCGCAGCGCACTGCCGCAGATGCCGGTGGGCGCGAAGTGGCGATTGGTGATTCCTTCGGCCCTGGCCTATGGCGCCGAAGGTGCCGGGGACGTGATTCCACCCTTCACGCCGCTGGTGTTCGAAATTGAATTGCTGGGCGCAACGACCTGA
- a CDS encoding AlgP family protein has protein sequence MSATKKPVNTPLHLLQQLSGSLLEHLENACSQALADAEKLLAKLEKQRGKAQEKLHKSRTKLQDAATAGKAKAQTKAKDAVKELEDLLDALKDRQSETRAYILQLKRDAQESLKLAQGVGRVQEAAGKALSLRAAKPAAVSAKKPAAKPVAAKTAAKAPVKPAAKVASKPAAKPAVKPVAASAAKPAAKKPAVKATAKPAVKAPAAKPVAAKPAAKVAAKPAAKTVAAKPAATKTAAAKPAAKVAAKPAAAKPAAKAAAAKPAAAKPAVKSAAKPIAAAKAPVKAPVKAVAKPAAAKPAAKPATAKPAAAKPAAKPAAKPAVKKPAAAKPATTPVAKPAAPAPAAAVTPAPTASTPAPAVNPSVTTAPSTTPPRAS, from the coding sequence ATGTCGGCCACCAAGAAGCCTGTAAACACTCCGTTGCACTTGCTCCAACAATTGTCGGGCAGCTTGCTCGAGCATCTGGAAAATGCCTGCTCCCAAGCTCTGGCTGATGCTGAAAAACTGCTCGCCAAGCTGGAAAAACAGCGCGGCAAGGCGCAGGAAAAACTGCACAAGTCGCGAACCAAGCTGCAAGACGCGGCAACCGCCGGCAAGGCCAAGGCACAAACCAAGGCCAAGGATGCCGTGAAGGAGCTCGAAGACCTGCTCGATGCCTTGAAGGATCGTCAATCCGAAACCCGCGCTTACATCCTGCAACTCAAGCGTGATGCCCAGGAAAGCCTGAAGCTGGCCCAAGGTGTCGGTCGCGTTCAAGAAGCCGCCGGCAAGGCGCTGAGCCTTCGCGCGGCCAAGCCTGCCGCTGTATCGGCCAAGAAGCCGGCGGCTAAACCTGTCGCGGCAAAAACTGCGGCCAAGGCGCCCGTCAAGCCAGCCGCCAAAGTTGCCAGCAAGCCGGCTGCCAAACCAGCCGTGAAACCAGTCGCTGCCAGCGCTGCAAAACCTGCGGCGAAAAAACCGGCCGTGAAAGCAACTGCCAAGCCTGCCGTTAAAGCTCCTGCTGCCAAGCCTGTTGCCGCCAAACCAGCCGCAAAAGTTGCCGCCAAGCCTGCCGCTAAAACCGTTGCTGCCAAACCCGCTGCGACGAAGACCGCCGCTGCCAAGCCTGCTGCGAAAGTGGCGGCCAAACCTGCTGCCGCGAAGCCGGCCGCCAAGGCTGCCGCTGCCAAGCCCGCTGCCGCCAAGCCTGCTGTCAAATCGGCGGCCAAGCCGATTGCTGCTGCCAAGGCTCCCGTCAAAGCACCTGTAAAGGCCGTGGCAAAACCCGCAGCAGCCAAACCAGCCGCCAAGCCCGCAACGGCCAAGCCGGCCGCTGCAAAGCCTGCAGCCAAACCCGCTGCGAAGCCTGCCGTGAAAAAGCCTGCTGCTGCAAAACCGGCGACGACTCCGGTTGCCAAGCCTGCCGCGCCAGCACCAGCGGCCGCAGTGACGCCTGCGCCAACGGCCAGCACGCCGGCACCAGCGGTGAACCCAAGCGTAACCACCGCGCCGAGCACCACTCCACCCCGCGCTTCCTAA
- a CDS encoding TIGR02444 family protein, with protein MSSDLWSFSINLYARPGVEAACLALQAEGANVCLVLCGLWLEQRGVTCDEQRLQQLRQVAGPWDAAVVQPLRTLRTQWKDLALHDAGLGGLREQIKKLELEAERQLLERLEATAGDWPKGQDEATAQWLQRLVANAGQTNRDALHRLRVAAVTP; from the coding sequence ATGTCCTCTGATCTGTGGAGCTTTTCGATCAACCTTTATGCCAGGCCTGGCGTGGAAGCGGCGTGCCTGGCCTTGCAGGCAGAAGGCGCGAACGTCTGCCTGGTGCTTTGCGGGCTGTGGCTGGAACAACGCGGGGTCACCTGTGATGAGCAGAGATTGCAGCAGCTTCGGCAGGTGGCCGGCCCCTGGGACGCAGCCGTCGTCCAGCCATTGCGGACGTTGCGCACACAATGGAAAGACCTTGCCCTTCATGACGCCGGGCTGGGTGGCCTGCGCGAACAGATCAAGAAACTGGAGCTGGAAGCCGAACGACAATTGCTGGAGCGGCTGGAAGCCACGGCGGGAGACTGGCCCAAGGGCCAGGATGAAGCGACAGCGCAGTGGCTGCAGAGGCTGGTGGCGAATGCCGGCCAAACCAACCGCGACGCGCTGCATCGGCTGCGCGTCGCGGCAGTTACCCCTTAG
- a CDS encoding ATP-binding cassette domain-containing protein: MIRLQNLTLQRGPQRLLEDAELTLHAGHKAGLIGANGAGKSSLFALLRGELHPDSGDCFLPADWRIAHMRQEVDTLERLAVDYVLDGDLRLREVQRDLAAAEAAHDGAAQARLHSELDSADGYTADARARKLLAGLGFTNEQMDRQVGDFSGGWRMRLNLAQALMCPSDLLLLDEPTNHLDLDAIIWLEDWLKSYPGTLLLISHDRDFLDAVVDHVAHVDQRKLTLYRGGYSAFERARAERLAQQQQAYEKQQAQRAHMESYIARFKAQATKARQAQSRIKALERMEELSAAHVDSPFDFVFRESSKISSPLIDLSDARLGYGDKTVLEKVKLQLTPGARIGLLGPNGAGKSTLIKNLSGELQPLAGRLTRGENTVVGYFAQHQLDSLDAKASPLLHLQRLAPTEREQTLRDFLGGFDFRGARIDEPVLNFSGGEKARLALALIAWDRPNLLLLDEPTNHLDLEMRLALTMALQEFSGAVLVVSHDRHLLKSTTDNFFLVADGKVEEFDGDLEDYARWLVEYRQRNAPVSSTPVNPDKTDKKAQRQAAAALRQQLAPHKREADKLEVELGKLHEKLQKIETSLGDSGLYEAARKDELRDLLAEQARLKVREAELEEAWMQALELLENLQAELEALS, translated from the coding sequence ATGATTCGACTTCAGAACCTGACTTTACAGCGTGGCCCGCAACGTCTGCTAGAAGACGCCGAGCTGACCCTGCACGCCGGCCACAAAGCCGGCCTCATCGGTGCCAACGGCGCCGGCAAATCGAGCCTGTTCGCTTTGCTGCGCGGCGAGTTGCACCCCGACTCCGGCGATTGCTTCCTGCCGGCGGATTGGCGCATCGCCCACATGCGTCAGGAGGTCGATACGCTCGAACGCCTGGCCGTGGATTATGTGCTCGATGGCGACCTGCGTCTGCGTGAGGTGCAACGCGATCTCGCCGCGGCCGAAGCCGCCCATGACGGTGCCGCCCAGGCGCGCCTGCACTCGGAGCTCGACAGTGCCGACGGCTACACTGCGGACGCCCGGGCGCGAAAATTGTTGGCCGGCCTGGGCTTTACCAATGAACAGATGGACCGTCAGGTCGGCGACTTCTCCGGTGGCTGGCGGATGCGCCTGAACCTGGCGCAAGCCCTGATGTGTCCGTCGGACCTGCTGCTGCTCGACGAGCCGACCAACCACCTGGATCTGGATGCGATCATCTGGCTCGAAGACTGGCTCAAGAGTTACCCCGGTACACTGCTGCTGATTTCCCACGACCGCGACTTCCTCGACGCCGTGGTGGATCACGTAGCCCATGTCGACCAGCGCAAGCTCACCTTGTACCGCGGTGGCTACAGTGCCTTCGAGCGTGCCCGGGCCGAACGTCTGGCCCAGCAACAGCAGGCCTACGAGAAGCAACAAGCGCAACGTGCGCACATGGAAAGCTACATCGCCCGCTTCAAGGCCCAGGCTACCAAGGCCCGCCAGGCCCAGAGCCGGATCAAGGCGCTGGAGCGGATGGAAGAACTGTCGGCGGCCCACGTCGACTCGCCATTCGATTTTGTCTTCCGCGAATCGAGCAAGATCTCCAGTCCGCTGATCGACCTGTCCGACGCGCGCCTGGGCTACGGCGACAAGACCGTACTGGAGAAGGTCAAGCTGCAACTGACCCCAGGCGCGCGGATCGGTCTGCTGGGACCCAACGGTGCCGGCAAGTCGACCCTGATCAAGAACCTCTCTGGCGAGCTCCAGCCCTTGGCCGGACGCTTGACGCGCGGCGAAAACACGGTGGTCGGCTACTTCGCCCAGCATCAGTTGGACTCGCTCGATGCCAAGGCCAGCCCGCTGTTGCATCTGCAACGCCTGGCGCCGACCGAACGTGAACAGACTTTGCGCGATTTCCTCGGTGGTTTCGACTTTCGCGGTGCGCGTATCGACGAGCCGGTGCTGAATTTCTCCGGTGGCGAGAAGGCGCGCCTGGCGCTGGCGTTGATCGCCTGGGACCGGCCGAACCTGTTGCTGCTCGACGAGCCGACCAACCACCTGGACCTGGAGATGCGCCTAGCCCTGACCATGGCCTTGCAAGAGTTCAGCGGCGCGGTGCTGGTGGTCTCCCACGACCGGCATTTGCTCAAGAGCACCACGGACAACTTCTTCCTGGTGGCCGACGGCAAGGTCGAGGAGTTCGATGGCGATCTCGAAGACTATGCGCGCTGGCTGGTGGAATATCGCCAGCGCAACGCACCGGTCAGCAGCACTCCGGTGAACCCGGACAAAACCGACAAGAAGGCCCAGCGCCAGGCCGCGGCAGCATTGCGTCAGCAGTTGGCGCCGCACAAGCGCGAGGCCGACAAGCTCGAAGTCGAGTTGGGCAAGCTGCATGAAAAGCTGCAGAAAATCGAAACCAGCCTTGGCGACAGCGGTCTCTACGAGGCAGCGCGCAAGGACGAGCTGCGTGATCTGCTGGCTGAACAGGCCAGGCTGAAAGTTCGAGAAGCGGAACTTGAGGAGGCGTGGATGCAAGCCCTGGAGTTGCTGGAAAACCTGCAAGCGGAGCTGGAGGCGTTGTCCTGA
- a CDS encoding mechanosensitive ion channel family protein — MEALSLPIPVMWIEPIWLGVQILLILLVGYVAQRVVARFLTGLGERYPLPPQLVIILRGVLRWLIMGSAVLVALERLGVSATVLWTALSGFVAVAAVAFFAIWSVLSNLLCAILIYTVGPFRLGDVVELVEATDKPGIKGRVVAINLLYTTLIEPEELGTGSSMVQVPNSLFFQRSVRRWRGSEAFPVGGFVE, encoded by the coding sequence ATGGAAGCGTTGTCCCTGCCTATACCCGTCATGTGGATCGAGCCGATCTGGCTCGGTGTGCAAATCCTGCTGATTCTGTTGGTCGGTTATGTTGCCCAGCGTGTCGTCGCGCGCTTCCTCACGGGGCTCGGTGAACGTTACCCACTGCCGCCCCAATTGGTGATCATCCTGCGCGGTGTGCTGCGCTGGCTGATCATGGGCAGCGCGGTACTGGTGGCGCTCGAACGCCTCGGCGTTTCGGCCACGGTGCTGTGGACCGCGCTGTCGGGGTTCGTTGCCGTTGCGGCGGTGGCGTTCTTCGCCATCTGGAGCGTGCTGTCGAACCTGCTCTGCGCCATTCTGATCTACACCGTCGGGCCGTTCCGCCTGGGTGACGTGGTCGAGCTGGTCGAGGCCACCGACAAGCCTGGGATCAAGGGGCGGGTGGTGGCGATCAACCTGCTCTACACCACCTTGATCGAACCCGAGGAGCTCGGTACCGGCAGCTCCATGGTGCAGGTGCCCAACAGCCTGTTCTTCCAGCGTTCGGTCCGGCGCTGGCGCGGCAGCGAAGCGTTTCCGGTCGGCGGTTTCGTCGAATAG